The Cucumis melo cultivar AY chromosome 5, USDA_Cmelo_AY_1.0, whole genome shotgun sequence genome has a segment encoding these proteins:
- the LOC103491577 gene encoding E3 ubiquitin-protein ligase BRE1-like 2 isoform X1: MESSDPDEPDKKRPHLSSLTPAMARNSTTSQPHNNSVDATALHFQNQKLVQETDSQKHELQDLETKIYKLKEKQSSYDESLIVINQLWNQLVDDLVFLGLQAGGGGQLLQNLGQAGHSQGSIPSCPAEDMFLCRLLLRDSIEVRHDEQIVNYVKEALTSRHASTMELFKLLEDILDTQREKTANIVSAWNVEQSPEDAIVQLSKIDEMMKEEATNLGEIIEILHLKHKAYADEIQIYVSSHLMDQTEIKRLSEELDESMAELEECRRKLVSLMMQKDVTIAMHVPTLGVVNGNLSPEKPAERTIGFRELKDSIEETKILAADRLSELQDAWEDNLTLSNQLKDLENDLMDEKYVHSSRLYVLLNDQLRHLTAEVDRYKSLTEALQTDRSHVLRREKDLNAKLESVDVARSSIDNNCSRIEELEHQLQKILVEKNDLEIEMEEAVQDSAREDIKGEFHVMASALSKEMGMMESQLKRWKDTAHEAASIREKVQALETSLTMKTKEKKGLTDLCAQQMMEIKSLKSLVEKLLEDKLELELFLDMYGQETYDERDLVEIKESERRACSQADVLRIALDDHSLELRVKAANETEAACQQRLSAAEIEITELRSNLDSAERDILELTEAIKIKDGEADAYISEIETIGQAYEDMQTQNQHLLQQVTERDDLNIKLVSESVKSKQVQSLLQSEKQALGKQLQQINASLESLKTKIALTEDQMKVSMTDVIRSTREERHLTISLEIAKWDLADAEKELKWLKTAVASSEKEYEQTQQQITDIEAELESERSSREKLEEELKELNSKVAKLTSETGEAAIKKLQDEINACKTILKCSICNDHPKEVVIVKCYHLFCSSCIQQRIERRNRKCPACGTAFGQNDVRAVKI; this comes from the exons ATGGAAAGCTCTGACCCCGATGAACCTGATAAGAAGAGGCCTCATTTGAGCTCGCTTACCCCTGCCATGGCTCGCAACTCCACCACTTCACAACCACATAACAACAGC GTTGATGCAACCGCCCTTCATTTCCAGAATCAAAAACTTGTCCAGGAGACCGACTCTCAAAAGCACGAGCTGCAAGACCTTGAAACCAAAATTtataaattgaaagaaaaacagaGTTCTTATGACGAGTCATTGATTGTCATCAACCAACTCTGGAATCAG TTGGTTGATGATTTAGTTTTTCTTGGACTACAAGCTGGAGGAGGTGGACAGCTCTTACAAAATTTAGGACAAGCTGGCCACTCTCAAG GTTCAATTCCTTCGTGTCCTGCGGAGGACATGTTTCTTTGTAGATTGCTATTGAGGGATTCTATTGAAGTCAGACATGATGAACAAATTGTCAACTACGTCAAAGAAGCTCTTACTTCACGTCATGCATCCACCATGGAGTTGTTTAAATTATTGGAGGATATTCTTGATACGCAAAGGGAAAAAACTGCAAACATAGTTTCTGCTTGGAATGTGGAACAATCACCAGAAG ATGCTATCGTTCAATTGTCAAAGATCGATGAGATGATGAAAGAGGAGGCTACCAATCTAGGAGAGATCATCGAAATTCTCCACTTGAAGCATAAAGCATATGCTGACGAGATTCAAATTTATGTTTCCAGTCATTTGATGGATCAAACTGAGATTAAACGCCTTTCAG AGGAGCTAGATGAGAGTATGGCTGAACTTGAAGAATGTAGAAGAAAACTTGTTAGTCTTATGATGCAAAAGGATGTTACCATTGCAATGCATGTTCCCACCTTGGGCGTAGTGAATGGAAATTTATCACCTGAAAAACCTGCAGAGAGAACTATAGGATTTCGGGAATTAAAGGATTCCATTGAGGAAACTAAG ATACTGGCTGCTGATCGTTTGTCTGAGCTTCAAGATGCCTGGGAAGATAATTTAACCTTGTCAAATCAACTGAAAGATCTTGAG AATGATTTGATGGATGAAAAGTATGTACATTCATCACGGTTGTACGTTTTACTGAATGACCAACTCCGACATTTGACTGCTGAAGTGGATCGTTATAAATCACTGACCGAAGCTTTGCAG ACTGACAGGTCTCATGTCTTGAGAAGGGAGAAAGACTTGAATGCCAAATTGGAGTCTGTAGATGTTGCTAGGAGCTCCATTGACAATAACTGTTCTCGGATTGAGGAGCTAGAGCATCAGCTGCAAAAAATATTAGTGgaaaaaaatgatttagaaaTTGAAATGGAAGAGGCAGTTCAAGATTCTG CAAGGGAGGATATCAAAGGAGAATTTCATGTAATGGCTTCagctttgtctaaagaaatgggGATGATGGAATCTCAGCTAAAGCGTTGGAAAGACACAGCACACGAAGCTGCGTCTATACGTGAGAAAGTTCAGGCACTTGAGACTTCCTTAACTATGAAG acaaaagagaaaaagggcTTAACTGACCTATGTGCTCAACAAATGATGGAGATAAAATCCCTCAAGTCGCTG GTTGAGAAGTTGCTAGAGGACAAACTTGAGCTGGAATTGTTTCTAGACATGTATGGGCAGGAAACTTATGATGAAAG agattTGGTGGAGATCAAAGAATCAGAACGCCGAGCTTGCTCTCAGGCTGATGTTTTAAGAATTGCTTTGGATGACCATAGTCTTGAATTGAGAGTGAAAGCTGCAAATGAAACTGAAGCTGCTTGTCAACAACGGCTTTCTGCCGCTGAAATTGAAATAACGGAGTTAAGATCTAACCTTGATTCTGCTGAGAG GGATATCTTAGAGCTTACTGAGGCCATAAAAATTAAAGATGGGGAGGCAGACGCTTATATATCAGAAATAGAG ACTATTGGTCAAGCATACGAAGATATGCAGACACAGAATCAGCACTTATTACAGCAGGTGACGGAGAGGGATGATCTTAATATTAAG TTAGTTTCAGAAAGTGTAAAATCGAAGCAGGTTCAGAGCCTTTTGCAATCTGAAAAGCAGGCCTTAGGAAAACAACTTCAACAAATTAATGCCTCCCTTGAATCTCTGAAAACTAAGATTGCTCTTACGGAAGATCAG ATGAAGGTCAGTATGACTGATGTAATTAGATCTACCCGAGAAGAAAGACATCTTACCATTAGCCTTGAAATTGCAAAATGGGATCTAGCTGATGCTGAGAAGGAATTGAAGTGGCTCAAGACGGCAGTTGCTTCTTCTGAGAAGGAGTATGAGCAAACGCAGCAGCAGATAACTGATATTGAAGCAGAATTGGAGAGCGAAAG AAGTTCAAGGGAGAAACTCGAGGAAGAGTTGAAGGAATTGAATAGTAAGGTGGCCAAGTTGACTTCTGAAACTGGAGAAGCTGCTATAAAGAAATTGCAGGATGAAATTAATGCATGCAAAACTATTCTCAAATGCAGTATTTGTAATGATCATCCAAAGGAG GTTGTAATTGTGAAGTGTTATCATCTATTCTGCAGTTCATGTATTCAACAAAGAATTGAACGGCGGAATCGCAAATGCCCTGCTTGTGGTACTGCATTTGGTCAAAATGATGTTAGGGCTGTAAAGATATGA
- the LOC103491577 gene encoding E3 ubiquitin-protein ligase BRE1-like 2 isoform X2 produces the protein MFLCRLLLRDSIEVRHDEQIVNYVKEALTSRHASTMELFKLLEDILDTQREKTANIVSAWNVEQSPEDAIVQLSKIDEMMKEEATNLGEIIEILHLKHKAYADEIQIYVSSHLMDQTEIKRLSEELDESMAELEECRRKLVSLMMQKDVTIAMHVPTLGVVNGNLSPEKPAERTIGFRELKDSIEETKILAADRLSELQDAWEDNLTLSNQLKDLENDLMDEKYVHSSRLYVLLNDQLRHLTAEVDRYKSLTEALQTDRSHVLRREKDLNAKLESVDVARSSIDNNCSRIEELEHQLQKILVEKNDLEIEMEEAVQDSAREDIKGEFHVMASALSKEMGMMESQLKRWKDTAHEAASIREKVQALETSLTMKTKEKKGLTDLCAQQMMEIKSLKSLVEKLLEDKLELELFLDMYGQETYDERDLVEIKESERRACSQADVLRIALDDHSLELRVKAANETEAACQQRLSAAEIEITELRSNLDSAERDILELTEAIKIKDGEADAYISEIETIGQAYEDMQTQNQHLLQQVTERDDLNIKLVSESVKSKQVQSLLQSEKQALGKQLQQINASLESLKTKIALTEDQMKVSMTDVIRSTREERHLTISLEIAKWDLADAEKELKWLKTAVASSEKEYEQTQQQITDIEAELESERSSREKLEEELKELNSKVAKLTSETGEAAIKKLQDEINACKTILKCSICNDHPKEVVIVKCYHLFCSSCIQQRIERRNRKCPACGTAFGQNDVRAVKI, from the exons ATGTTTCTTTGTAGATTGCTATTGAGGGATTCTATTGAAGTCAGACATGATGAACAAATTGTCAACTACGTCAAAGAAGCTCTTACTTCACGTCATGCATCCACCATGGAGTTGTTTAAATTATTGGAGGATATTCTTGATACGCAAAGGGAAAAAACTGCAAACATAGTTTCTGCTTGGAATGTGGAACAATCACCAGAAG ATGCTATCGTTCAATTGTCAAAGATCGATGAGATGATGAAAGAGGAGGCTACCAATCTAGGAGAGATCATCGAAATTCTCCACTTGAAGCATAAAGCATATGCTGACGAGATTCAAATTTATGTTTCCAGTCATTTGATGGATCAAACTGAGATTAAACGCCTTTCAG AGGAGCTAGATGAGAGTATGGCTGAACTTGAAGAATGTAGAAGAAAACTTGTTAGTCTTATGATGCAAAAGGATGTTACCATTGCAATGCATGTTCCCACCTTGGGCGTAGTGAATGGAAATTTATCACCTGAAAAACCTGCAGAGAGAACTATAGGATTTCGGGAATTAAAGGATTCCATTGAGGAAACTAAG ATACTGGCTGCTGATCGTTTGTCTGAGCTTCAAGATGCCTGGGAAGATAATTTAACCTTGTCAAATCAACTGAAAGATCTTGAG AATGATTTGATGGATGAAAAGTATGTACATTCATCACGGTTGTACGTTTTACTGAATGACCAACTCCGACATTTGACTGCTGAAGTGGATCGTTATAAATCACTGACCGAAGCTTTGCAG ACTGACAGGTCTCATGTCTTGAGAAGGGAGAAAGACTTGAATGCCAAATTGGAGTCTGTAGATGTTGCTAGGAGCTCCATTGACAATAACTGTTCTCGGATTGAGGAGCTAGAGCATCAGCTGCAAAAAATATTAGTGgaaaaaaatgatttagaaaTTGAAATGGAAGAGGCAGTTCAAGATTCTG CAAGGGAGGATATCAAAGGAGAATTTCATGTAATGGCTTCagctttgtctaaagaaatgggGATGATGGAATCTCAGCTAAAGCGTTGGAAAGACACAGCACACGAAGCTGCGTCTATACGTGAGAAAGTTCAGGCACTTGAGACTTCCTTAACTATGAAG acaaaagagaaaaagggcTTAACTGACCTATGTGCTCAACAAATGATGGAGATAAAATCCCTCAAGTCGCTG GTTGAGAAGTTGCTAGAGGACAAACTTGAGCTGGAATTGTTTCTAGACATGTATGGGCAGGAAACTTATGATGAAAG agattTGGTGGAGATCAAAGAATCAGAACGCCGAGCTTGCTCTCAGGCTGATGTTTTAAGAATTGCTTTGGATGACCATAGTCTTGAATTGAGAGTGAAAGCTGCAAATGAAACTGAAGCTGCTTGTCAACAACGGCTTTCTGCCGCTGAAATTGAAATAACGGAGTTAAGATCTAACCTTGATTCTGCTGAGAG GGATATCTTAGAGCTTACTGAGGCCATAAAAATTAAAGATGGGGAGGCAGACGCTTATATATCAGAAATAGAG ACTATTGGTCAAGCATACGAAGATATGCAGACACAGAATCAGCACTTATTACAGCAGGTGACGGAGAGGGATGATCTTAATATTAAG TTAGTTTCAGAAAGTGTAAAATCGAAGCAGGTTCAGAGCCTTTTGCAATCTGAAAAGCAGGCCTTAGGAAAACAACTTCAACAAATTAATGCCTCCCTTGAATCTCTGAAAACTAAGATTGCTCTTACGGAAGATCAG ATGAAGGTCAGTATGACTGATGTAATTAGATCTACCCGAGAAGAAAGACATCTTACCATTAGCCTTGAAATTGCAAAATGGGATCTAGCTGATGCTGAGAAGGAATTGAAGTGGCTCAAGACGGCAGTTGCTTCTTCTGAGAAGGAGTATGAGCAAACGCAGCAGCAGATAACTGATATTGAAGCAGAATTGGAGAGCGAAAG AAGTTCAAGGGAGAAACTCGAGGAAGAGTTGAAGGAATTGAATAGTAAGGTGGCCAAGTTGACTTCTGAAACTGGAGAAGCTGCTATAAAGAAATTGCAGGATGAAATTAATGCATGCAAAACTATTCTCAAATGCAGTATTTGTAATGATCATCCAAAGGAG GTTGTAATTGTGAAGTGTTATCATCTATTCTGCAGTTCATGTATTCAACAAAGAATTGAACGGCGGAATCGCAAATGCCCTGCTTGTGGTACTGCATTTGGTCAAAATGATGTTAGGGCTGTAAAGATATGA
- the LOC103491576 gene encoding uncharacterized protein LOC103491576 produces MGTLVGHVAPGFGFFIIGLWHLFNNIKIEACNNNNNNHPNTAIFLSWFPTSRFKYLEPFLIMVGASASIAMELFIGPQRHQPFDTDGTIPSYHLHNFEHSNISMTFFVFAAFCVVLDRVRPKAYFELTQFVGTVAFGQELLLFHLHSADHMGPEGQYHLLLQLLVLVSFATTLLGIALPNSFLVAFVRSLSIVFQGLWLILMGFALWTPSFIPKGCFMHLEDGHKVVRCAGDEPLHRAKSLINIQFSWLLIALTILGLSFYLVLLKLYQQQTPKINPVQYFSLITNDDEEAAATSTPTKTTSYDVVSKSFIQMGHKLTDTDMER; encoded by the exons atGGGAACTTTAGTAGGTCATGTAGCACCCGGGTTTGGCTTCTTCATCATTGGCCTATGGCATCTCTTCAACAACATAAAGATCGAAGCTtgtaacaacaacaacaacaaccatCCAAATACTGCCATATTTCTCTCATGGTTTCCCACTTCAAGATTCAAGTACTTAGAGCCGTTTTTAATTATGGTTGGTGCCTCCGCCTCTATAGCCATGGAGCTCTTCATCGGCCCACAAAGACACCAACCCTTCGATACCGATGGAACCATCCCTTCTTACCATCTCCACAACTTCGAACACTCCAACATTTCTATGACTTTCTTTGTGTTTGCTGCGTTTTGTGTTGTCCTTGATCGGGTTCGTCCCAAGGCTTATTTTGAGCTGACACAATTTGTTGGCACAGTGGCTTTTGGACAAGAGCTTCTGTTGTTTCACCTCCACTCGGCTGACCATATGGGCCCCGAAGGCCAATACCATTTACTTCTTCAGCTGCTTGTGCTGGTCTCTTTTGCCACAACTCTACTTGGGATTGCTCTTCCTAATAGCTTCTTGGTGGCGTTTGTTAGGTCTCTTAGTATTGTTTTTCAAGGCCTTTGGCTTATTCTCATGGGCTTCGCACTCTGGACGCCTTCTTTCATTCCTAAAG GTTGCTTTATGCACTTGGAAGATGGGCACAAGGTGGTGCGGTGCGCTGGGGACGAACCACTTCACCGAGCAAAGTCGTTAATCAACATACAATTCAGCTGGCTACTAATTGCACTCACCATTTTGGGTTTATCATTTTATTTGGTTCTGCTAAAACTATACCAACAACAAACCCCGAAGATTAATCCAGTCCAATACTTTTCACTAATCACCAACGACGACGAAGAAGCTGCAGCCACCTCAACACCAACAAAAACAACATCTTACGACGTCGTGTCCAAAAGCTTTATTCAAATGGGTCATAAGCTCACAGATACAGACATGGAAAGGTAG
- the LOC103491575 gene encoding dirigent protein 20-like, translating into MGLRKEKLSHLRLYWQDIQSGKNPTSVQIVPPASNTSSTKFGLIQMINDALTATSDPKSKVWARAQGFFALASQEKPAAILMAMNFAFVSGKYNGSSLTIFGRNPYMEKVREMAVIGGSGVFRFARGYAKVTTRKINSKTGDAVAEYNIYVFHY; encoded by the coding sequence ATGGGTCTTAGAAAAGAGAAGCTGAGCCACCTCCGTCTATATTGGCAGGACATTCAAAGTGGGAAAAACCCAACCTCAGTCCAAATCGTTCCCCCTGCTTCGAACACGTCAAGTACTAAATTTGGTTTGATTCAAATGATCAACGACGCATTAACAGCAACTTCAGATCCCAAGTCTAAAGTATGGGCAAGAGCACAGGGATTTTTCGCATTAGCTTCGCAAGAGAAACCTGCTGCTATATTAATGGCGATGAATTTCGCTTTTGTGAGTGGGAAATACAACGGAAGCTCCCTCACCATATTTGGAAGAAACCCATATATGGAGAAAGTGAGAGAGATGGCTGTGATCGGTGGAAGTGGGGTGTTCAGATTTGCGAGAGGGTACGCAAAAGTCACAACCAGGAAGATTAATTCCAAAACAGGAGATGCTGTTGCTGAATATAACATTTACGTATTTCACTATTGA
- the LOC103491574 gene encoding dirigent protein 7-like has product MAGISPISTTHFLFLSFLLFSAVALAIAEDENSFARTVKRKRLGLRKEKLSHFRLYWHDVLSGKDPTSIQIVPPVSNTSMTRFGAVQMIDNPLTETPDPKSKLWGRAEGLYASASQEGSGLLMAMNFAFVSGKYNGSSITVFGRNPFLEKVREMPVIGGSGLFRFARGYAKASTVNIDFTTGDAVIEYNIYVLHY; this is encoded by the coding sequence ATGGCCGGAATCTCTCCAATCTCCACCACCCatttcctctttctctctttcctcCTATTCTCCGCCGTAGCTTTGGCTATAGCCGAAGATGAAAATTCCTTTGCAAGAACAGTGAAGAGAAAACGGTTGGGTCTTAGAAAAGAGAAGCTCAGCCACTTCCGTCTCTACTGGCATGACGTTCTAAGTGGAAAAGACCCAACTTCAATCCAAATCGTTCCCCCTGTTTCGAACACTTCAATGACAAGATTCGGTGCGGTCCAAATGATAGACAACCCATTGACAGAAACTCCAGATCCCAAGTCGAAACTATGGGGAAGAGCAGAGGGATTGTACGCATCGGCTTCACAAGAGGGATCAGGGTTGTTAATGGCGATGAACTTCGCGTTTGTGAGTGGGAAGTACAATGGAAGCTCCATCACAGTATTTGGAAGAAACCCATTTTTGGAGAAAGTGAGAGAGATGCCTGTGATCGGTGGAAGTGGGTTGTTCAGATTTGCAAGAGGGTATGCGAAAGCTTCAACCGTTAATATTGATTTCACAACAGGGGATGCTGTCATTGAATATAACATTTACGTACTTCATTATTGA
- the LOC103491573 gene encoding dirigent protein 20-like, translated as MAGISPISATHFFFLSFLLSSVVALAIAEDEPSFARTVERKRLGLRKEKLSHFRLYWHDVLSGKYPTSIQIVPPVSNTSMTGFGLVNMIDNPLTETPDPKSKLWGRAQGLYASASQDKFGLLMAMNFAFVSGKYNGSSLTIFGRNPFMEKVREMPVIGGSGLFRFARGYAEASTKKVDFKTGDAVVEYNIYVLHY; from the coding sequence ATGGCTGGAATCTCTCCCATCTCCGCCACCcacttcttctttctctctttccttCTCTCCTCCGTCGTAGCTTTGGCTATAGCCGAAGATGAACCTTCCTTTGCAAGAACAGTTGAGAGAAAACGTTTGGGTCTTAGAAAAGAGAAGCTCAGCCACTTCCGTCTCTACTGGCACGACGTTCTAAGTGGAAAATACCCAACCTCAATCCAAATCGTTCCCCCCGTTTCGAACACTTCAATGACCGGATTCGGTTTGGTTAACATGATCGACAACCCGTTAACAGAAACTCCAGATCCCAAATCCAAACTTTGGGGAAGAGCACAGGGATTGTACGCGTCGGCTTCGCAAGACAAGTTTGGGTTGTTAATGGCGATGAATTTCGCGTTTGTGAGTGGGAAATACAACGGAAGCTCCCTCACCATATTTGGAAGAAACCCATTTATGGAGAAAGTGAGAGAGATGCCTGTGATCGGTGGAAGTGGGCTGTTCAGATTTGCGAGAGGGTATGCAGAAGCTTCAACCAAGAAGGTTGATTTCAAAACAGGGGATGCTGTTGTTGAATATAACATTTACGTACTTCACTACTGA
- the LOC103491572 gene encoding dirigent protein 22-like: MASKFFFTLCLLWCLLLATAMASSDDGSFATRLNPKVLKLKKEKLTRFHLYWHDVVGGSNPTSVPVLPRLDNVTLFGLINMFDNPLTVGADPKSRLVGRSQGLYASTAQHEIGLLMAMNFAFTYGKYKGSSITILGRNPIVNHVREMPVVGGTGRFRFARGHALAKTQYFNATTLDAIVEYDIYVLHYY, translated from the coding sequence ATGGCAAGTAAGTTCTTCTTCACATTGTGTCTTCTTTGGTGCTTGTTGTTGGCAACGGCCATGGCTTCTTCGGACGACGGCTCGTTTGCAACCAGACTGAACCCGAAGGTGTTGAAACTGAAGAAAGAGAAGCTAACTCGTTTTCATCTTTACTGGCACGACGTGGTGGGCGGAAGCAACCCAACTAGCGTCCCAGTGTTGCCACGTCTAGATAATGTTACATTGTTTGGGCTTATCAACATGTTTGACAACCCATTGACTGTCGGAGCAGACCCCAAATCTCGGCTAGTGGGGAGATCTCAAGGTTTGTATGCATCTACCGCGCAACATGAGATTGGACTTTTGATGGCTATGAACTTTGCGTTTACTTACGGTAAATACAAGGGGAGCTCCATCACGATTTTGGGTCGGAACCCTATTGTGAACCACGTACGAGAGATGCCGGTGGTGGGAGGAACTGGGCGGTTCCGATTTGCTAGAGGGCATGCTTTGGCCAAGACTCAATATTTCAACGCTACTACATTGGATGCTATTGTTGAATATGATATTTATGTGTTGCATTATTATTGA
- the LOC103491568 gene encoding casein kinase 1-like protein HD16, with the protein MPVLRRGVRRGRARILQKHFEEPPRAGTYVKTRAAVAREAAEARPRPRTRLAIKELNKNREEEVIVISERDTCLEDKKVQQLEEEEEDKGAMGDESGGLSANKAAGIEEEGTSAPFPEKVQVGGSPMYKIERKLGKGGFGQVFVGRRLTGGNDRATGAAATEVALKFEHRNSKGCNYGPPYEWQVYNALGGSHGVPKVHYKGRQGDYYVMVMDMLGPSLWDVWNSSGQAMSAEMVSCIAVESLSILDKMHAKGYVHGDVKPENFLLGQPSTAQEKKLFLVDLGLATKWKDSSTGQHVEYDQRPDMFRGTVRYASVHAHLGRTASRRDDLESLAYTLIFLHRGRLPWQGYQGDNKSFLVCKKKMATSPEMLCCFCPPPIREFLEIVVNMKFDEEPNYSKLISLFEGFIGPNPAVRPIKTDGAQKIISQVGQKRGRLNIGEDDDGQPRKKVRLGVPATQWISVYNARLPMKQRYHYNVADARLSQHVERGIADGLLISSVASCSNLWALIMDAGTGFTNQVYELSPYFLHKEWIMEQWEKNYYISSIAGANNGSSLVVMSKGTQYTQQSYKVSDSFPFKWINKKWREGFHVTSMATAGSRWGVVMSRNAGFSDQVVELDFLYPSEGIHRRWDNGYRITSTAATWDQAALILSVPRRKPGDETQETLRTSQFPSTHVKEKWAKNLYLACLCYGRTVA; encoded by the exons ATGCCGGTGCTTCGCAGAGGTGTACGCAGAGGCCGCGCTAGGATCCTTCAGAAGCACTTTGAAGAGCCTCCGCGGGCTGGGACCTACGTTAAAACTCGGGCTGCGGTAGCTAGAGAAGCTGCGGAGGCGAGACCCAGGCCAAGGACTAGGTTGGCAATCAAAGAGTTAAATAAGAATCGGGAGGAGGAGGTGATTGTTATATCTGAGAGAGATACTTGTTTGGAAGACAAAAAAGTTCAACAGCttgaggaggaagaagaagataaaggcGCGATGGGTGATGAAAGTGGCGGCTTGAGTGCTAATAAGGCTGCTGGTATTGAGGAGGAGGGTACCTCAGCACCATTTCCGGAAAAA GTTCAAGTAGGAGGGTCACCGATGTATAAAATAGAGAGAAAACTAGGTAAAGGtggatttgggcaagtatttgtTGGTCGTCGACTTACTGGTGGAAACGATCGTGCAACAGGTGCTGCAGCTACTGAG gTTGCTCTTAAATTTGAACACAGAAATAGTAAAGGTTGCAATTATGGTCCTCCATACGAATGGCAAGTTTACAA TGCCCTTGGTGGTAGTCATGGAGTGCCAAAAGTGCACTACAAGGGTCGACAAGGAGACTATTATGTGATG GTTATGGACATGCTAGGGCCCAGCTTGTGGGATGTATGGAATTCTTCAGGGCAGGC CATGTCTGCAGAAATGGTATCTTGCATTGCAGTGGAATCATTATCAATATTGGATAAGATGCATGCAAAAGG TTATGTGCATGGAGATGTAAAGCCAGAAAACTTTTTACTCGGTCAACCTTCTACAGCACAAGAGAAAAAGTTGTTTCTCGTTGATCTTGGTTTAG CAACTAAATGGAAAGACAGCTCTACTGGACAGCATGTTGAATATGATCAACGTCCTGATATGTTCAG AGGAACCGTCCGATATGCTAGTGTACATGCTCATTTGGGCAGAACTGCTAGTAGAAGGGATGATCTTGAATCTCTTGCATACACTCTTATATTCCTCCATCGAGGACGGCTACCATGGCAAGGCTATCAG GGTGACAACAAATCCTTTCTGGTTTGCAAGAAAAAGATGGCAACATCTCCTGAAATGTTGTGCTGCTTCTGCCCTCCACCTATTAGAGAATTTCTTGAAATTGTGGTGAACATGAAATTTGATGAAGAACCCAATTATTCTAAGCTTATTTCTTTGTTTGAGGGTTTTATTGGACCAAATCCAGCTGTACGACCCATAAAAACTGATGGTGCACAGAAG ATTATCAGTCAAGTTGGACAAAAGCGTGGCAGGCTGAACATTGGAGAAGACGACGATGGGCAGCCAAGGAAGAAAGTTCGTTTAGGTGTTCCAGCTACACAATGGATTTCAGTTTACAATGCTAGATTGCCAATGAAGCAAAG GTATCATTATAACGTGGCTGATGCAAGGTTGTCACAACATGTAGAGAGAGGAATTGCAGATGGGTTGCTTATTAGTTCCGTGGCATCCTGCTCAAATCTTTGGGCATTAATCATGGATGCTGGAACAGGTTTTACAAACCAAGTCTACGAGCTCTCTCCGTATTTCTTGCACAAG GAATGGATAATGGAACAGTGGGAAAAGAACTATTACATCAGTTCTATTGCTGGTGCTAATAATGGAAGCTCTCTTGTGGTGATGTCCAAAG GGACACAATATACCCAACAATCGTACAAAGTGAGTGattctttccccttcaagtggATAAACAAGAAATGGAGAGAAGGGTTTCATGTGACCTCAATGGCAACTGCAGGAAGCCGATGGGGTGTTGTCATGTCACGCAATGCTGGTTTTAGTGACCAG GTTGTGGAGCTTGATTTTCTCTATCCAAGTGAAGGCATCCACAGACGATGGGATAATGGCTATAGAATAACATCAACAGCTGCAACTTGGGATCAAGCGGCTCTTATCTTGAGTGTTCCTAGGCGCAAACCTGGGGACGAGACTCAAGAAACACTTCGTACATCTCAGTTTCCAAGCACCCATGTAAAG GAAAAATGGGCGAAGAATCTGTATCTTGCTTGCCTGTGTTATGGAAGAACTGTAGCTTAA